From Candidatus Zixiibacteriota bacterium, the proteins below share one genomic window:
- a CDS encoding HAD family hydrolase: MANPRVKAVLLDVGQPLVEDSSLEEYWNPWLAEYLSKHFSREITLEEVREKQDEGIECYAPSIYSYVIWQYVKPDKTLYKSIRYELDSLDYSKYLFVRPEAVEVCRELSKRYTLAIAANQPPMTARILDDAGLLRYFEFKTMSGEMAHSKPDLRFFTHILDSIGMSASDAVMVGDRQDNDITPAKMLGMRALRWKGGFFKDQIIRLPSEEPDGELTSLHELPELIEKLQSN, encoded by the coding sequence CGGGCAACCACTCGTCGAAGATTCATCGCTGGAAGAATACTGGAACCCGTGGTTGGCTGAATACCTATCGAAGCACTTCAGCAGGGAGATTACTCTGGAGGAGGTGCGGGAGAAGCAGGATGAAGGTATCGAATGCTATGCGCCGTCGATCTACTCCTACGTCATCTGGCAATATGTGAAGCCGGACAAGACGCTGTACAAATCGATACGATACGAACTAGATTCGCTCGACTATTCGAAATACCTGTTCGTCAGGCCTGAGGCGGTCGAAGTTTGCAGGGAGCTATCGAAGAGGTACACTCTCGCGATTGCAGCCAATCAGCCTCCGATGACTGCAAGAATACTGGACGATGCAGGGCTTCTGCGGTATTTTGAGTTCAAGACTATGTCGGGTGAGATGGCACACTCGAAACCTGATCTCAGGTTTTTCACACACATTCTGGATAGTATCGGCATGTCCGCATCTGATGCTGTGATGGTTGGCGACCGTCAGGATAACGATATCACTCCCGCAAAGATGCTCGGGATGCGCGCATTGCGCTGGAAAGGTGGCTTTTTCAAAGATCAGATCATCAGGCTTCCGAGCGAGGAGCCGGACGGCGAATTGACATCTCTGCACGAACTTCCGGAGTTAATCGAAAAGCTCCAGTCGAACTGA
- a CDS encoding YifB family Mg chelatase-like AAA ATPase, with translation MLAKILSAAVLGIDAYTVEVEADITQMLPAFTTVGLPDGAVKESKERVMSAIKNSDFIFPSKKVTINLAPADVRKEGSAFDLPIAIGILAATGQVMREDFSEIVVVGELSLDGSLRPVSGILPMAMHVEQSKKTSMIVPEENAMEAAMADGLDVYPVKDLREAIDFLENGKEIKPHKIDIDKVFNREQDYKIDFSDVKGQEGAKRALEVAAAGGHNIILIGPPGSGKTMLARRFPTILPNLTLEEALDTTKIHSVAGILPSNTPLIATRPFRSPHHTISDAGLIGGGRIPRPGEVSLAHHGVLFLDEMPEFRKDVLEVMRQPMEDGRVTISRAAMSLTYPAQFMLAGAMNPCPCGYHGDNSHECNCTSMQIQKYMSKISGPLLDRIDIHIEVPAVKFKDLASEPSGEKSKSIRDRVNRARKIQLARFKNEAKMFCNAHMESRDIQSYCPIGEDSKALLRMAITKLGLSARAYDRIIKVARTIADLESTENIQPAHISEAIQYRSLDRNLWL, from the coding sequence ATGCTGGCGAAAATTCTCTCAGCGGCTGTGCTGGGTATTGATGCCTATACCGTGGAAGTCGAGGCGGATATTACTCAAATGCTGCCCGCTTTCACGACTGTGGGCCTTCCCGATGGCGCGGTCAAGGAATCGAAAGAGCGTGTCATGTCGGCGATCAAGAATTCCGACTTCATTTTTCCGAGCAAGAAGGTGACGATCAATCTCGCGCCAGCGGATGTTCGCAAAGAGGGATCTGCATTCGATCTGCCGATAGCAATTGGCATTCTGGCCGCGACCGGTCAGGTTATGCGCGAGGATTTCTCGGAAATCGTCGTAGTCGGTGAGTTGTCGCTCGATGGTTCACTGCGGCCTGTGTCGGGGATTCTCCCAATGGCTATGCATGTCGAGCAGTCGAAAAAAACCAGTATGATCGTGCCGGAAGAAAATGCCATGGAAGCTGCGATGGCCGATGGTCTCGATGTCTATCCGGTCAAGGATCTGCGGGAGGCTATCGACTTTCTCGAGAACGGCAAGGAAATTAAGCCGCACAAGATTGACATCGACAAGGTCTTCAATAGGGAGCAGGATTACAAGATCGATTTCTCGGATGTTAAAGGTCAGGAGGGCGCGAAACGTGCGCTTGAAGTAGCTGCCGCCGGTGGTCACAACATTATCCTGATCGGGCCGCCCGGGTCGGGTAAGACGATGCTCGCGCGACGGTTTCCGACGATTCTGCCGAATCTTACACTCGAAGAAGCGCTCGATACCACGAAGATTCACTCTGTCGCTGGCATTCTGCCATCGAACACGCCACTGATTGCGACGCGGCCGTTCCGTTCGCCGCATCACACGATTTCCGACGCCGGGTTGATCGGCGGGGGGCGGATTCCGAGACCCGGTGAAGTATCGCTGGCGCATCACGGCGTGTTGTTTCTCGATGAGATGCCGGAGTTTCGCAAGGATGTTCTCGAAGTGATGCGGCAGCCGATGGAGGATGGTCGCGTCACGATTTCGCGGGCGGCGATGTCGCTGACCTACCCGGCCCAATTCATGCTCGCGGGCGCGATGAACCCCTGCCCATGTGGATACCACGGCGACAATTCTCACGAATGCAACTGCACGTCGATGCAGATTCAGAAGTATATGTCGAAAATTTCGGGACCGCTTCTCGACCGGATCGACATTCATATTGAGGTACCGGCGGTGAAGTTCAAAGACCTGGCGTCTGAACCGTCGGGAGAGAAATCGAAATCGATCCGCGACCGCGTGAACAGAGCGCGCAAGATTCAGCTTGCGCGATTCAAGAATGAGGCTAAGATGTTTTGCAATGCTCATATGGAATCGCGCGATATTCAGTCATATTGCCCGATTGGTGAGGATTCGAAGGCGCTGCTGCGAATGGCGATCACCAAACTCGGACTTTCCGCGAGAGCCTATGATCGTATCATCAAAGTCGCGCGCACAATTGCCGATCTTGAATCGACGGAAAACATCCAACCCGCGCACATCTCCGAAGCCATCCAGTACCGCAGCCTGGACCGGAATTTGTGGTTGTGA
- a CDS encoding DUF4020 domain-containing protein codes for MFKPRDNPDLDHFMSPLVRLAGESPIETDEILSKDIGELIDYVLEFRGDHFRGPHREGLLDRVGKAAKERPTWGLNLAEELIKRQEWKEDLWRTLLYAWPKMGFDAEGWNRLFDILSCKEVQKRHHNVVANILWDAAEMKGGLTKTILGRADDTAEALWNLVGDREPREASSDWLGNAINDTSGQLVLFWLHSISRYLEIGRYEADFLPDQYKERFSTIVAGSDLSCQLGRVVLASQILFLFALDRKWTVENALPLLDWNANKARAEQCWHGFIAWGDLRWEMLEYLKPYCLQAAEMFPAKPERTREHLMQHLANMAVSLPNPLDDNWLDHLIPFISSENDMRNWTWKFSYMLSQVSEDNRKGIWDRWLKAYCTRRADGIPIALGDVEAAGMIEWILELRPVFEQAVEVAASFPKVEFASRHFYRHLKEDGFSSNYAHPTATLFLHLLQGESHPLAPQNMHLCGEMIDLLKSLRNNGVEKNMLDELCNELAELGCNQAMGLWESLDESE; via the coding sequence GTGTTCAAGCCGAGGGATAATCCAGACTTGGATCACTTCATGTCTCCGCTTGTACGGCTAGCTGGTGAATCACCTATCGAAACTGACGAAATCCTTTCTAAGGACATCGGAGAGTTGATTGACTATGTGCTCGAATTTCGGGGGGATCACTTCCGCGGACCGCATCGCGAAGGGCTATTAGATCGTGTCGGAAAAGCAGCCAAGGAGCGACCGACATGGGGCCTTAATCTCGCAGAGGAGTTGATCAAAAGGCAAGAGTGGAAGGAAGACTTGTGGCGCACTCTACTCTATGCGTGGCCGAAAATGGGTTTTGATGCCGAAGGATGGAATAGGCTGTTTGACATCCTCTCCTGCAAAGAAGTGCAAAAGCGTCACCACAACGTTGTAGCGAACATTCTTTGGGATGCGGCGGAAATGAAAGGTGGACTGACGAAGACAATTCTCGGCCGTGCCGACGACACTGCGGAGGCACTTTGGAATCTCGTGGGAGATCGAGAGCCCAGGGAAGCGTCGAGCGATTGGCTCGGAAATGCAATTAATGACACATCCGGACAGCTTGTCCTCTTCTGGCTGCATTCTATATCACGGTATCTCGAGATAGGCAGGTACGAAGCGGACTTTCTTCCTGACCAATACAAAGAACGATTTAGTACAATAGTCGCGGGAAGTGACCTTTCGTGTCAGCTTGGACGTGTTGTGCTTGCGAGTCAAATCCTCTTCCTGTTCGCTCTCGATAGGAAGTGGACAGTGGAGAATGCGCTGCCACTGCTCGATTGGAACGCGAACAAGGCCAGAGCTGAACAGTGTTGGCATGGGTTCATTGCTTGGGGCGATCTCAGATGGGAAATGCTGGAGTACCTGAAACCCTACTGCCTACAAGCTGCTGAGATGTTCCCTGCCAAACCTGAAAGGACTCGCGAACATCTTATGCAACATCTGGCTAATATGGCCGTGTCTCTCCCCAACCCACTTGATGACAACTGGCTGGATCACCTCATTCCATTCATATCGTCGGAGAATGACATGCGGAACTGGACGTGGAAATTCTCATATATGCTGTCGCAAGTCTCGGAAGACAATCGGAAAGGTATTTGGGATCGATGGCTCAAAGCATATTGTACACGACGAGCAGATGGAATCCCTATCGCGCTCGGAGATGTTGAGGCAGCCGGTATGATCGAGTGGATACTAGAGCTAAGACCGGTGTTTGAACAGGCTGTTGAAGTTGCTGCCAGTTTCCCGAAGGTGGAGTTTGCATCTCGTCATTTCTATAGGCATCTCAAGGAAGATGGATTTTCGTCCAATTATGCTCATCCGACCGCGACGCTGTTTCTACACCTCCTGCAAGGCGAGAGTCACCCTCTAGCACCGCAGAACATGCATTTGTGCGGGGAAATGATCGACTTGCTCAAGTCTCTACGCAACAACGGCGTCGAGAAGAATATGCTCGATGAACTTTGCAACGAGTTAGCAGAGCTGGGCTGCAACCAGGCTATGGGATTGTGGGAATCCCTCGATGAATCGGAATAG